From a region of the Kwoniella mangroviensis CBS 8507 chromosome 1 map unlocalized Ctg01, whole genome shotgun sequence genome:
- a CDS encoding ornithine-oxo-acid transaminase: MSPVATNTPNAPAQPVGGKAKFSTQQIINLEHEYSAHNYHPLPVCFERGEGAHVWDPEGNEYLDFLAAYSAVNQGHCHPDILQTLITQASKLTLSSRAFYSSNLGPFAEKITKMFGFDMVLPMNTGAEAVETAIKLARKWGYEKKGIKEGKAKVLSVEGNFHGRTIGIISMSTDPESRNGFGPFLDNVGPQWDTGLIRYNHPEDLERTLEKYGDEVAAFLVEPIQGEAGIYVPDDGYLAKIHEICKKYNVLLICDEIQTGLARTGKMLCYEWDNIKPDMVILGKALSGGMYPVSCVMASKEIMLCIKPGEHGSTYGGNPLGCAVAMTALDVLVNENLVERSQKLGEIFRSELAKLNSPFIKIIRGRGLFNGVVIDEKASKKGRTAWQLCLLMKSKGLLAKPTHVNIIRFAPPLVISEEDVHKATRIIAESLEEFDVIEKIPGDEGEEHDTKIELED, from the exons ATGTCGCCAGTAGCTACCAACACCCCTAACGCACCTGCTCAACCGGTAGGTGGGAAAGCGAAATTCTCAActcaacaaatcatcaaccTGGAACATGAGTATTCAGC ACATAATTACCACCCTTTACCTGT ATGctttgaaagaggtgaaggtgcCCATGTATGGGATCCAGAGGGTAATGAGTACCTTGATTTCTTAGCTGCTTACTC GGCTGTCAACCAAGGTCACTGTCACCCTGATATTC TACAAACACTTATCACCCAAGCGTCCAAGCTCACCCTCTCCTCTCGAGCCTTCTACTCATCCAACCTCGGTCCATTCGCCGAGAAAATAACCAAGATGTTCGGCTTCGACATGGTCCTACCTATGAACACGGGTGCCGAGGCAGTCGAGACAGCCATCAAATTAGCTAGGAAATGGGGAtacgagaagaaaggtatcaaagagggtAAAGCGAAAGTGCTAAGTGTAGAAGGAAACTTCCACGGAAGGACAATCGGTATCATCTCCATGTCGACCGATCCAGAGTCAAGGAATGGTTTTGGGCCGTTCTTGGATAATGTCGGTCCTCAGTGGGATACCGGATTAATCAGGTACAACCACCCTGAAGATCTTGAGAGGACTTTGGAAAAATATGGAGACGAGGTGGCGGCGTTCTTGGTTGAACCTATCCAGGGTGAAGCTGG TATCTATGTCCCAGACGATGGATACCTCGCGAAGATCCACGAAATCTGTAAGAAATACAACGTCCTGTTGATCTGCGATGAAATCCAGACTGGACTTGCTAGAACTGGTAAAAT GCTCTGCTACGAGTGGGATAACATCAAGCCCGATATGGTTATCCTCGGAAAAGCTCTTTCTGGTGGTA TGTACCCCGTGTCATGCGTTATGGCCAGCAAGGAGATTATGCTTTGCATCAAACCCGGAGAACATGGGTCGACATACGGAGG AAACCCCCTAGGATGTGCTGTAGCGATGACCGCCCTCGACGTGCTTGTCAACGAAAACTTAGTTGAGAGATCACAGAAATTGGGTGAGATCTTCCGATCGGAATTGGCGAAATTgaattcaccattcatcaaaatcattcgaggaagaggattaTTCAACGGTgtggtgattgatgagaaagctTCTAAGAAGGGCAGAACAGCTTGGCAATTGTGTTTGTTAATGAAGTCAAAGGGACTATTGGCCAAGCCTACACATGTCAATAT CATTCGATTTGCACCTCCTCTCGTGATTTCAGAGGAGGATGTTCACAAAGCTACGAGGATCATTGCTGAATCCCTGGAGGAATTCGATGTC attgagaagatcccgggagatgaaggtgaggagCACGATACCaagattgagcttgaggactag